GCTGTTGCTGAAGCGCCGGCCAGAGCTTACAACCCTCTGTTCTTATATGGGGGCGTGGGACTAGGCAAGACGCATCTAATGCATGCGATTGGACATTATATTCTGGAACATAGCCCCAGCAGCAAGGTCGTATACATTTCCTCGGAGAAATTTACGAATGAATTCATTAATGCGATCCGGGATAACCGAGCGGAGAGCTTCCGTAACAAATATCGAAATATCGATATCCTTCTCATTGACGACATTCAATTTATTGCCGGGAAAGAGTCTACGCAGGAGGAGTTCTTCCATACTTTCAATGCTCTGCATGAAGAGCGTAAGCAGATTATTATCTCTAGTGACCGACCGCCTAAGGAGATTCCGACTTTAGAAGAACGGCTTCGGTCGAGGTTTGAATGGGGACTTATCACTGATATTCAGCCTCCGGATCTGGAGACCCGTATTGCCATTCTGCGCAAGAAGGCAAAAGCGGAGAATCTCGACATTCCGAACGAAGCGATGATGTATATCGCCAACCAGATCGATACGAACATCCGGGAGCTCGAGGGAGCGCTGATCCGTGTCGTTGCGTACTCGTCCTTGATTAATCAGGACATTACAACTCATCTAGCCGCCGAAGCTTTGAAGGATATTATCCCTTCCAGCCGTCCGAAGATGATTACGATTCAGGATATTCAACAGCGGGTCGGTGAATACTTCAATCTCAAGATGGAGGATTTCAAGGCGCGTAAGCGGACCAAAGCCATTGCCTTTCCTCGCCAGATCGCGATGTATCTATCCAGGGAACTAACCGACTTCTCATTGCCCAAGATCGGGGATGCCTTCGGAGGTCGAGATCATACAACAGTAATACATGCCCATGAGAAAATTTCGCAGCAGATTAAGAATGATCAGGAATTGAATAAAGTTATCAACAACATCACGGAGAAAATTAAAAATTCATCCTGAATAAGCTATAAGCCTATGCACAAGATATTCACATGTGGATAGGCTTCATTTCATATGATTATGCTTGTTATCCACATATTCAGGGTCCCTACTACTACTATTACTATAAATAATAATATTCATCATAGATAATAGCGGCGCTGCCGCTGCCAATTGTCCAACCCTGCCTTTCTTCTAGAACAAGCTGCTTCAGTTACTAATATGCTGCTATGAGAGGTTTTATGACTGCCTGCTTTTTGAGGTTAGAGAAGTAGAAGAATAAGATACTTTGTTTAGGAGTTGAATTTATGAAAATCCGCGTTTTAAAACATGAATTGAATGAGTCTATCCAGCATGTATCCAAAGCGATCTCCAGCCGTACAACGATCCCGATTCTGACGGGGATCAAGATCGAAGTTAATTATCAGGGAATGACGCTGACTGCCAGCGACACCGATATTTCTATTCAAGCCTATATTCCAGTTGAAGATAACGAGAAGCAAATTGTACAAGTAGAACGGCCGGGCAGCGTTGTATTGCCAGCTAAATTTTTCGTGGAAATTATTAAGAAGTTGCCTTCCTCCGAAATTGAGATGGAGCTTCTTGACGGATTCCAGACCAGAATAACCTCCGGCTCTACCGATATTCAGATGGTAGGTATGGATCCGGAAGAATATCCTGTACTACCGAGCATTGAGGAGAATCAAGTCATTTCGATTCAGGGCGATCTACTCAAAAACATGATCAAGCAGACGACATTCTCGATCTCTACCAACGAGACATCACCGATTCTGACAGGTATTCTATGGGACATTAACGGGAATGACTTCAAACTGGTGGCTACAGACCGCCACCGCTTGGCAAGCCGTACTGCACAGATTGATAATGCGGATGAAGTTCGTGTCAGCAATATCGTTATTTCCGGTAAGACGTTGAATGAACTCAACAAGATCGTACCTGACCAAAATACAATTGTGGATATCGTTGTTGCCGACAATCAGGTATTATTTAAAATTGACCGAGTGCTGTTTTATACTCGTATTCTGGACGGAACCTATCCGGACACTTCCAGAATCATCCCGACGAACTATAAGTCGGAATTGGTTATCGATACGAAGAAATTAAGCGAGTCTATCGACCGGGCTTATTTGCTGTCGCGTGAAGAAAAGTCGAATATCGTCCGTCTACAAACCTTTGAGAACAATACGATAGAGATCTCCTCCAGTTCCAATGAACTCGGGAAGGTCGTTGAAC
The window above is part of the Paenibacillus lutimineralis genome. Proteins encoded here:
- the dnaA gene encoding chromosomal replication initiator protein DnaA, encoding MDSHTSEIWQNILSIINTKLSKPSFDTWFKATKVVSIDDHSIVISAPTTFAVEWLESRYTKLVATTVYEYLGKQVDVSFVIEESAPPEQPAVYKEPQAPVQTEDSISHMLNPKYTFDTFVIGSGNRFAHAASLAVAEAPARAYNPLFLYGGVGLGKTHLMHAIGHYILEHSPSSKVVYISSEKFTNEFINAIRDNRAESFRNKYRNIDILLIDDIQFIAGKESTQEEFFHTFNALHEERKQIIISSDRPPKEIPTLEERLRSRFEWGLITDIQPPDLETRIAILRKKAKAENLDIPNEAMMYIANQIDTNIRELEGALIRVVAYSSLINQDITTHLAAEALKDIIPSSRPKMITIQDIQQRVGEYFNLKMEDFKARKRTKAIAFPRQIAMYLSRELTDFSLPKIGDAFGGRDHTTVIHAHEKISQQIKNDQELNKVINNITEKIKNSS
- the dnaN gene encoding DNA polymerase III subunit beta, yielding MKIRVLKHELNESIQHVSKAISSRTTIPILTGIKIEVNYQGMTLTASDTDISIQAYIPVEDNEKQIVQVERPGSVVLPAKFFVEIIKKLPSSEIEMELLDGFQTRITSGSTDIQMVGMDPEEYPVLPSIEENQVISIQGDLLKNMIKQTTFSISTNETSPILTGILWDINGNDFKLVATDRHRLASRTAQIDNADEVRVSNIVISGKTLNELNKIVPDQNTIVDIVVADNQVLFKIDRVLFYTRILDGTYPDTSRIIPTNYKSELVIDTKKLSESIDRAYLLSREEKSNIVRLQTFENNTIEISSSSNELGKVVEQLDVIQYTGDPLRISFNSKYMLDVLKVVESEQLHIGFTGAMSPMIVKPMDDSQSLYLILPYRTTN